From Permianibacter aggregans, a single genomic window includes:
- the hfq gene encoding RNA chaperone Hfq: protein MSKGQSLQDPFLNALRRERVPVSIYLVNGIKLQGQIESFDQFVVLLKNTVSQMVYKHAISTVVPARNVRLPHQGAGGDEPTEDEGVQPGNL from the coding sequence ATGTCGAAAGGGCAATCGTTACAAGACCCTTTTTTGAATGCGCTGCGTCGTGAACGCGTTCCGGTGTCGATTTACCTGGTCAATGGCATCAAGTTGCAAGGCCAGATTGAATCATTTGATCAATTTGTTGTGCTTTTGAAAAACACCGTCAGCCAAATGGTTTACAAGCACGCGATTTCCACGGTCGTGCCTGCCCGCAATGTGCGCTTGCCGCATCAAGGTGCAGGTGGCGACGAACCCACTGAAGATGAAGGTGTACAGCCAGGTAACCTCTGA
- the miaA gene encoding tRNA (adenosine(37)-N6)-dimethylallyltransferase MiaA: MADLKPTVLCLMGPTASGKTALAMRLADTRPCSLISVDSALIYRGMDIGTGKPTAEELAQHPHQLIDICDPSESYSAARFRDEALAAIEQAVNAGKLPVLVGGTMLYFKALIEGIADLPDAEPALRVRLEQERQQQGLPALYARLQQLDPAAAARISANDPQRILRALEVIELTGKPMTELWAHQTPATQPYHYVQVALLPDRAWLHRRIAMRLDVMLAAGFVEEVKALKARPDLHAELPSIRCVGYRQIWDFLDGACNEQEMRERALAATRQLAKRQYTWLRKWPLDLLLDENSENPVDQILKAMEPAPI; encoded by the coding sequence ATGGCCGACCTGAAGCCTACGGTTCTCTGCCTGATGGGACCGACCGCATCCGGCAAGACGGCGCTGGCGATGCGCTTGGCCGATACCCGGCCGTGTTCGCTGATCAGTGTCGATTCGGCGCTGATTTATCGCGGTATGGATATCGGCACCGGCAAACCGACCGCCGAGGAACTGGCCCAGCACCCACATCAACTGATTGATATCTGCGACCCAAGCGAAAGCTATTCCGCCGCGCGTTTTCGCGATGAAGCCTTGGCGGCCATTGAGCAAGCGGTAAACGCCGGCAAGCTGCCGGTGTTGGTCGGCGGCACGATGCTGTATTTCAAGGCGCTGATCGAAGGTATCGCCGATCTGCCCGATGCCGAGCCGGCGCTGCGGGTCCGTTTGGAACAGGAGCGTCAGCAACAGGGCTTACCGGCGTTGTATGCCCGCCTGCAACAGCTTGACCCAGCGGCCGCAGCACGCATCAGCGCCAACGACCCGCAGCGCATTCTGCGCGCGCTGGAGGTCATTGAGCTGACCGGCAAGCCCATGACGGAGCTCTGGGCACACCAGACACCGGCAACTCAGCCGTATCACTATGTGCAGGTGGCGCTGCTGCCGGACCGGGCCTGGCTACACCGTCGTATTGCGATGCGGTTGGATGTGATGCTGGCGGCCGGTTTTGTTGAGGAAGTGAAGGCCTTGAAAGCCCGGCCGGACCTACACGCCGAGCTGCCGAGCATTCGTTGTGTCGGCTATCGGCAAATCTGGGACTTTCTCGACGGCGCCTGCAATGAACAGGAAATGCGTGAGCGGGCCTTGGCGGCCACCCGGCAGCTGGCCAAGCGTCAGTACACCTGGTTGCGCAAATGGCCATTGGATTTACTGCTGGACGAAAACAGTGAAAATCCGGTCGATCAGATCTTGAAAGCCATGGAACCAGCGCCCATTTAG
- the hflK gene encoding FtsH protease activity modulator HflK: MPWNEPGNGNNQDPWGQRRKPQGGPPDLDDFLKDLGKKLGGIFGGGKGPSSSGGGGSSGKANSVLGFVILAVVVFGYGLAGIYQVDEKERAIVLRFGEYNRIEGSGLNWAPPIIDQVNIVNTTSVQQEIVRGRMLTKDEFLVDVSTSVQYRIADPQAYLFNVVDPDFTLQQATEAALRSVIGQSQLDDILTAGKSVIQSQTRELLREILEPYKTGLEIADVNFQEADPPQEVRAAFDDAIKAREDKGRMVQEAQAYREKELPLAQANAQRILQEAEAYKAQVTAQARGEVQRFEKLLPQYLAAPEVTRNRLYIETMEEVLSKVSKVVVDDKGGNNMLYLPLDKMGQQRSNAGAAGAAMEGR, from the coding sequence ATGCCTTGGAACGAGCCGGGTAACGGCAACAATCAAGACCCATGGGGCCAGCGGCGCAAGCCGCAAGGTGGCCCGCCGGATCTCGACGATTTTCTGAAAGATCTCGGTAAAAAACTGGGCGGCATTTTCGGTGGTGGCAAAGGCCCATCGAGTAGTGGTGGTGGCGGCAGCAGCGGCAAAGCCAACTCGGTGTTGGGTTTTGTCATTCTCGCCGTCGTCGTGTTTGGTTACGGTCTCGCCGGTATCTATCAGGTCGACGAAAAAGAGCGTGCGATTGTGTTGCGTTTCGGTGAATACAATCGCATTGAAGGCTCCGGTTTGAACTGGGCGCCGCCAATCATCGATCAAGTCAACATCGTCAACACCACGTCAGTTCAACAAGAAATTGTGCGCGGCCGGATGCTGACCAAGGATGAATTCCTGGTCGATGTCTCGACCTCGGTGCAATACCGTATCGCCGATCCGCAAGCGTACTTGTTCAACGTTGTCGATCCGGATTTCACTTTGCAGCAGGCCACCGAAGCGGCTTTGCGTTCGGTCATTGGTCAGTCGCAACTCGATGACATTCTGACGGCCGGTAAATCGGTCATTCAAAGCCAGACCCGCGAATTGCTGCGCGAAATTCTCGAGCCGTACAAAACCGGTCTGGAGATCGCTGACGTCAATTTCCAGGAAGCGGATCCACCGCAGGAAGTACGCGCCGCGTTCGATGACGCCATCAAGGCGCGTGAAGACAAGGGCCGTATGGTGCAGGAAGCGCAAGCTTACCGCGAGAAAGAATTGCCACTGGCGCAAGCAAACGCCCAACGTATTCTGCAAGAGGCCGAAGCGTATAAAGCTCAGGTGACCGCGCAGGCACGAGGTGAAGTACAGCGCTTTGAAAAATTGCTGCCGCAGTATCTCGCCGCGCCAGAAGTGACGCGCAACCGTCTGTACATTGAAACGATGGAAGAAGTGCTGTCAAAAGTCAGCAAAGTCGTTGTCGACGATAAAGGCGGCAACAACATGCTGTACCTGCCGCTCGACAAAATGGGCCAGCAGCGTAGTAATGCCGGTGCCGCTGGCGCCGCGATGGAAGGGAGATAA
- the hflX gene encoding ribosome rescue GTPase HflX yields the protein MFDRHAGGEAAILVHLDFSSGDQAEDVAELQELVRSAGLTVLQLVTGSRKQPDPRYFLGEGKAEELRAAVQAHKAEVAIINHQMSPAQERNLERLIQCRVVDRVGLILDIFAQRAQTHEGKLQVELAQLKHLSTRLVRGWTHLDRQRGGGVGMRGPGETQLETDRRLVMAKIDQIEKRLLKVAETREQSRRSRRRNEVKTVSLVGYTNAGKSTLFNALTESGVYAADQLFATLDPTLRRLPIEQTQVLAADTVGFIRHLPHDLVHAFKATLTETREADLLLHVVDAADPLRDDKIASVKAVLQEIGAEDVPSITVFNKIDCLPDMAPRIECDENGMPVRAFVSAVTGAGLSELLDAIEERVVNTRVELTLILPPEAAKLRAKLFALQAVQHESIDEDGAFHLFLQIDAVEWARLRHDPQARPYLPEISQHTEADDWTAATQLEH from the coding sequence ATGTTTGACCGTCACGCCGGCGGCGAGGCGGCTATCCTCGTTCATCTCGATTTTTCCTCTGGCGATCAAGCCGAAGACGTTGCGGAGCTGCAGGAGCTGGTGCGCTCGGCCGGCCTGACCGTGCTGCAACTCGTCACCGGCAGTCGCAAGCAGCCAGATCCCCGCTATTTCCTCGGCGAAGGCAAGGCCGAAGAGCTGCGTGCTGCCGTGCAGGCGCACAAAGCGGAAGTGGCGATCATCAATCATCAAATGTCACCGGCTCAGGAACGCAACCTGGAGCGGTTGATTCAGTGCCGGGTTGTCGATCGGGTCGGTTTGATTCTCGATATCTTCGCTCAGCGCGCCCAAACCCATGAAGGCAAGCTGCAGGTCGAGCTGGCGCAGCTTAAGCACCTGTCGACGCGCCTGGTACGCGGCTGGACCCACTTGGACCGTCAGCGCGGTGGTGGTGTCGGCATGCGCGGTCCTGGCGAAACGCAGTTGGAAACCGACCGTCGTTTGGTCATGGCGAAAATCGACCAAATCGAGAAACGTTTGTTGAAAGTGGCTGAAACGCGCGAGCAAAGCCGCCGTTCCCGTCGTCGTAACGAAGTGAAAACCGTGTCGCTGGTCGGTTACACCAACGCCGGCAAGTCAACGCTGTTCAATGCGCTGACCGAGAGCGGCGTTTACGCGGCGGATCAGTTGTTCGCGACGCTGGATCCAACCCTGCGCCGATTGCCGATCGAGCAAACCCAGGTGCTGGCGGCCGACACGGTCGGTTTTATCCGCCACTTGCCGCACGATCTGGTGCACGCTTTCAAAGCGACGCTGACCGAAACCCGCGAAGCCGATTTGTTATTGCATGTCGTCGATGCCGCCGATCCATTGCGCGATGACAAGATTGCTTCCGTAAAAGCGGTACTGCAGGAAATTGGCGCCGAAGACGTGCCGAGCATTACCGTGTTCAACAAAATTGATTGCTTGCCGGACATGGCGCCGCGTATTGAGTGCGATGAAAATGGCATGCCGGTGCGTGCCTTTGTTTCGGCAGTGACTGGTGCCGGGTTGTCCGAGCTGCTCGACGCCATCGAAGAGCGAGTGGTCAACACCCGGGTCGAACTGACCTTGATCTTGCCGCCTGAAGCCGCAAAATTACGGGCCAAGCTCTTCGCGCTGCAGGCCGTGCAGCACGAAAGCATCGACGAAGACGGTGCTTTTCATCTTTTCTTACAGATTGATGCGGTGGAGTGGGCGCGCTTACGCCATGATCCGCAAGCGCGGCCCTACTTGCCGGAAATTTCTCAACACACAGAGGCAGACGATTGGACTGCCGCAACACAACTGGAGCATTGA